The nucleotide window cacacatcaattAAAAACATACAAGCACGCAATCATCACAATGGTTTTACACTGAGAAATAAATGGTGATATTTATTTGACATGCATTCTCTTCCATATGTGTAATGTTTTTTACATTTAGTGAGATTAACTACTCCTACAATTATATTACATGGACTCCACTGCCCCCTGCTGTTAAGAGTAGGAATTTCATGCCAACTCCCCCAAGCAAGGATTAGCCAAAGAGGCTCCTGCTAATTAGGTGCTACTGCAGGCCATGTggacaactctgtgtgtgtgtgtgtgtgtgtgtgtgtgtgtgtgtgtgtgtggacatgcagGATAGGTAGGGGTGAGTGACTGTAGTATTCAGGCATTTTTTTGGGAGTATGTATATATGGGACTTCTTGCTGTCCATCTGTGCAGATGCAGCGGGACagctgagactgtgtgtgtgtgtgtgtgtgtgtgtgtgtgtgtgtgtgtgtgtgtgtgtgtgtgtgtgtgtgtgtgtgtgtgtgtgtgtgcttccacaACACGTGCTGGGTTCTGTGCATACCTACAGGTAGGAGTTTACGCATGCCtgggagtgtgtgggtgggctATACAACGATATCTATCGACTCCTGTCTGCttgagtgatgtgtgtgagtgctagaACGTGTGCAgtcgagtgtgtgtttgtgtgtgtgtgtgtgtgtgtgtgtgtgtgtgtgcgtgttaccTTGACAGCAAACTCCATGGTGGTGACTCTATGGATACAGCGCTTGCAGATGGAGTAGGAGCCCACGCCTATGTCCTCCTTCAGCTCGTATACGTCCGAGAACTGCGCCGACCCACTGTGcatctgtgtacacacacacacacatcagcacaactGTGTGACAAATAAGGAGGGGTGAGTTCAGACCTCTTCTGAGCCCTTAATAAAAGGTGGTGAGTGTCCACTGATTGTTACCACACAAtgggtgcatttgtgtgtgtgtgtgttttatttgagTCAAGGAGAGTGTGCGCGAACATTTATGTGGTtaactttgttttgaaaaaaATGGACAACCCTAGTACGCATGATTAAGCAtgggaaatacagtgcatgcccTCCTATATGTATGAAAggatcattttgtgtgtgtgtgtgtttgtggagagtGTGTTTTTACCTGTACTATGGGGAGTATATTGACCATGGGGGAGCTTTTGCTGTCCTCTAGGGAAGCTGGTGCTACGAAGCTGAAGCCTTTGAAGAGCTGGTGAGCGTTTGCACTGGGAGGTATGCCCGGGGAGTCtgctctcacgcacacacacacacacacacacacacacacacacacaaagagatgcacagacacacacacagtgagtcagCGATAAACAGGCCTCTTTAGGGAATGACGCTTGGAAACCAAAAAGGGAATAAATCAAACTAATCAGAGTTGTGTATCAATACTTGAGTGCTTCCTTACTGGAACAGAACAACACGTTACCACTTACACAAACAATACCAAACAACAGCTTGCCACCCTACTGTGATGATCACATCACTCTATTTCAGGGACCTGGGCAACATACAGTTCCTGGTTCAGTTGAAGGGACAGTATGTCTGGATCTGACAGGACCCAAGACGCTACAGATTAATAATGGCTAGTTTATGGTCTGAGTGGCAGTGTGTGGTCTGGTAAGGTTAGGCTAGGCTAGGTCCGCTAAGCTAGGCTAGGTCCACTTCTCATGCCTGGTCCTCACCTTTGGGGGTCTTGGCTGTGAACTCTGGGTCGAAGCAGAAGGTGTCGTCTGGCTTTCCTGCCGCTGGCTTGAACGGAGGCTGCAGTTCTCTGCGGAACAGTTTCTGCAGACCAGAAGCAAATCACAGGTTTAGAgaggtaatacacacacacacacacacacacacacacacacacacacacacacacacacacacaccagaggttAAATACTGGTGTGTGCAAGCACGccgcaaacatgcacacatacaaaaatgcacatatacacaatgTGTACACAATCccttgcgctctctctccctctcacacacacacacacctataatcCCTGTTGGTTCCTCACCCAcacatcacctacacacactctgGTGACGGCATCAGTTCTGGCATGGTctcacgcacacaaacgcacacgtgAGCTCCCACACACTTCCTGCAGACCTTCGATTCAAAACCTTTTCATCCACTTTCCACTCATTACCTTTTCACTGAAATTCAGttcggaaacacacacatacacacacacagatacaatgTTTCAGGGACAAATGCAAAATAAACAGTGGACATTTTGTAATGTTATTCCTGCTGGTTTGCTCAGGGTTGAGTGCTGCTGGTTTAATGGAGTAGTTCCAGACAAGGCCAAGTCCTTGACAAGGAAATGGTGAAAAGAACGGGCCGCAGCAGAGCTCTGAGAGTCTTTAAAACCAGGAGAGGGGACGCACTCTCAGATGGTTCAGGGCTTTATCTGTACCTTACAGCCATCAGCACACCAACCCTGGCCATCTAAAGACACGTTATATATCTGCTATACCAACCCTGGCCATCTAAAGACATGTTATATCTGGTATACAAACCCAGCCTGGAAAAATCCagactcattcacaaagtgaatacaGTCTGGTGACTCTTGattgggaaatgtttccaacacttgcatcgcgactttgaaatcattggtccagccttaccaatcacatcGATCAGAGATTTCTAACTTACTTCCCACTTCGCCTAAtatttacaaactgacaataagcAGCATCAACAGTCAAGAAACAATGTCTGTGGGTCTACCCTTTactgtaaatacatttctgtatttttccaactgcatttttttgatgtttgcaggtgttgctgtttcTGCTTATCACAATACGTTTCGGTTTTGTCTCCCCCTCTtgtcgctgattggcctgacattttccTTGTCTGAGGAAaacggttatgaactatggtgtttccagactagatctccctgaaataaattccagactagatctccctgaaaTAAAATCTAGGTGGGCGGGGCCAGGCTAATATAAACCCTGGCCATCTAGACACGTTATATATCTGCTATACCAACCCTGGCCATCTgtggtttacacacacacacacaaacaaacaaacacaggcagatgcacacacacacacacatatcggcatgtacaaatacacacacatacagtacacacacacacacacacacaccagattaaGTGTCTCCTCTCTGGCGGTCCCTCTCTTCTGCTTCACGCTCAATCAGGCCCTGCAGGCTCCTGACGGCCCATTATCAGGGCCCAGCCAGCACTGGAGCGCTGcccagtgcgcacacacacacacattcacagagtctctctcacacacatacgcttgACTACCCTGCTAATGCAATCATATGAGcttaacatacaaacacacactcaagaggccaaaacagcctgaccacaaaacacacacacacgcacacacaaatctgCTCAACATACACTCGTACCCCCACACATCTCACATACATGCATTCCAGAACTACAAACACGGGCTCTGGCTTCCTTACAGCCACACCAGCAGCCCATGGGGCAAGTGCAAGTCCTACTctaattgaacacacacacacacacctgctgtgtcCCACCGACAACAAACGCTGTGACGACCAATGGCATCATAAGCCATTGACGTAGACATCAGCGTTAGCCTTCCTTACGTGGATTTACACCACTGGGTTCCAACCCTGGACTTACAGGGTCTCTGACTCTATGAGGTGTTTTGGAGGGCACTCACATTCCAGTCTATAGTGGAGAAGAACGCGTGTCGCTTGATTTCCTCCACGCCGTCAGGACCTGCtcctggagggagggagggagggagggagggggagagagagagagagagagagagagagagagagagagagagagagagagagagagagagagaaataatgttTTGTGATTCAAAAATTGCATGTTTATATATTCTAAACACTTTCTAGAGGGGGCTGTGTCGGACACCTACCTAGTCGATTAGCTGGGTTCCGTTTAAAGAGCATTCGTAACAGACTCTGTGCTTCCAAACTTAAGAACTGTGGCATTCCCAACTTCGCTCTGGGGGAGAGAAGAATTATTTAAGCATCTGCAGTCGGGTCATCATCATTACCACAaggacacaaataaacacaaacacacacaaacagacaccccccccccacacgcacacacacacacacacatgcacgcaaacaaacacacacacaaaaagttcTACTCACTTGAGAATCATGTTCATAGTTTCGTTTCGGTCTTTGCCTTGGAATGGTAATGTCCCCGTTAACATTTCAAACTAGGGCAAATCAACACAAATAAATACTTCATGAATCACCAACCTCAGATAATACTGACCATCTACAGACTTTGTTTGAGACAGTGCAACACAAATATGTACACCACAAATAAGTAAGTGTTTTccgtgtgtctttgtatgtgaaCTGTTTTCATGTCAACTATTTTATCACGTTATCATTTTAATACTAAAAAGACTTGGAACAAAGAGCCTTTTGTCTAATTCTATTGCAGTCATTATTATTTCATGAACTCCAAGGCCATTATAAttacaacaatggcatgtgTCCATAACATTTGCCTCCCACACATTTGCCTATGTCTGTAATCCAAACAGACAGACCCATAGACATGTGCAGTGTGTAAAGGGGGGTGGGCCACTCACCATCAGTACCCCGAGTGACCACCAGTCGGCGCTCTGCGTGTGGCCCCTCCGGTTGACTACCTCTGGGGCCATGTATTCTACTGTACCACAGAAGGAGTAGGCCTTCTTATCCTGATCTACTGATTCTTTACTAAGCCCGAAGTCTGCAACAGGAACACAGTCAGTCAAGGCCTCTTCTATACATAGACCTTCACTCAGCATTGCCACCATTGTGCTATTAGTGATAttagaatgcaatgcaatactATTGCTTTTACAAATATACAGATTTTGAGATTCAAAATGTAGAAATGCATTCTTATTGTGGCAATGCCACTTACCTGTTAACTTGATATGTCCAGCTTCATCAAGCAAAATGCTGAAAATTAAAATCACATTCTCCAATACAGGTACACAAAAACATGGCCAATAATCAACACTTCAGCAGCAACAACAGAGGCATCATTAGAAAACAATCTATTTAACTAATTTACTCCAATTAGGACTTGTTACACATTGCTTTCAACATGAGCAGGTCTCTTAAATATGTTGAGTTGAACAAACTTTTCAAAAGAGTAACAAGACAATAATAATTACAATATTTTAAAGACAAAACACCTTAATCATTGTGGAATTGTTAAAATATGCAATAGTTACCATCATTACTTTTAATATTTCAAAGTTCTACATCTCTGTACACCACCTGACTAAAGAAAGCCATATATGAAGAAAAGTGTGGTCCATGTGTgtcactgttctctctctctttctctctttctctctctctttctctctttctctctctctttctctcctggtttctctctctctggagcacCTTTTGCCTTTAATGAGCTACGGAGAGTGGCCCTCCCTGCGGTGCCGTCTGAGTGAGTGGGTTTGCAAAGCGAATGaggcgagaggagaggagaggagaggagaggagagagggtggtgGGGTGCAGACGGAGATACATTACTTTTCAGGCTTCAGGTCTCTGTAAACAATGCCTAGGTTGTGGAGATGATCCAAGGCCAGGGCCAGCTCTGCAAGGTAGAATTTCACATCCTCTTCTGTAAACATTACCTGGCGAGAACTGGACAGATTTACTCTCTGAACTTTTGAgacaaagaataaaaaagaaaacagtaccaccatcatcatcatcatcatcattgacTGCATTGAGAAATGAATGTTAAAGCAAAACACAAATATGTTAACAAAGACAGCAACTACGGAAAAAAAACTTCAGGAGAATGAAATTGATTTTTGTGGTTATTTTGAACAGATCTTTCCCACGTAATGCATACATTATGGTTATCATGACAGGGTTTGACATATTTACTTACACCATAACGGCGACAATTACACTATGTCTATGGCTTGCACAGACTAAAAATCTTTAGGCTCATTCAACCTCATGCAGTGCTGCAAAGACCTGGCTGAACGTGATGCATGCTGGACTTTTGCACAATGCAAACATGTCCTGCGTGCATCTACAAGAATTTAATTTTAATGGTTTGTACTATTTAAAATTGTTGTTTAATTCACTGTGTCCATATAATTAATGCAAAGGTACCACCTTGATTTGGGCCAACAGATGCGTAAAATAGAAACAACATTCATCTATGTGAATGATGATCTGACATTTCAAATGCTATATGATGAACGCTCATTGCCTGAATGTGTAATCATGACAAGCTGAAGACTTATTAATGCTGCACCTCCATTGTATCTCAATCTCTGAACGCTGTGCCTTACTGCCTAGTGCCTCACTTTCTGACTACACTTGACAAAGGCTGACACAATGGAGTGACATTGACAACACTACCACCCCCCGAACCCCCGACCTGCCAGCTCCGGCTGGCGTTTGGATGAATAGCCTGCGTGCGGACTAGTAGAGAGAAAGTAGTCTGTGGACAAGGACGTCTGCGTGGCTGGCAGAGGCACGAGCAATTAACTAGCAAAATCAATTTGACTGGCAAATCATTTTGACTGGCAAGGTGTTTACACCTGCTTAATGTCTTTTAGGCCAGATTCTCCATTGCTTGCTTGCTTACTCCCCAACACGAAGCTGTTAGTCGAACTGGGCTATATGCTTGCCATAAACTAGCTAGTCTAAATGAAACCTCACTTCAGGTTTCAGACTAGCCCAAcaatgcacagcacagcatgcaCAGCAGCTTCTGATCAGTGTTTGTGatacgtgtttgtgtgggagcaagatgtttgtgtttgttattgctATCTGGCTTTAAAATAGCCACAACTGATGTTTGAGTACATCCTCTAAAACAGACAGTTTTAAAAGATGTTAAAGCAGGTTTGTGATTCCAGGTAACAGTGTAAATATATAATCTAAAATAGaaagtatatttttattttttggggcTTCTAGACTCAattcagataggacagtgaagagtgacaggaagagagacggagagagagcgacggggtgggatggggagaTGACCGCGGCTCGGACCAAAACCTGGGTCCATGTGAGCATCTGGGCCACGAATGTGCACATTCACATTTTGGGCCACAAAGTACATTCCCTGATGTAATTACACTCGTTGATTGTGCGTCTCTGATATagcaatacataaatacatattgGACCTAATGGATGTGTGGCTGTCCAGATACTGCCTACTCAGGAGTGGAGGAAGCAGAGTTGTATCAATTAGTGATGCTCCAACGCAAAGACGACATTTGtttaagtgtatgtgtgaggaagTGTAGTCAGTCACGGAAGAAGGAAGTGTAGTCCCTTATTATGGATGAAAATGACCTCCTTGGCTAATTACACAACATTTACATGGATGTAACCCAAGAGGTGCTGACCACAACGTGCACCACAAAGAGGGACTCGGAAGATCAGATTGGTTtaatacatgagtgtgtgtgtgtgtgtgtgtgtgtgtgtgtgtgtgtgtgtgtgtgtgtgtgtgtgtgtggggggggggggggggggggagcggggggggggggggggggggggtacttaaGGAAGAGAAAGGCATGCTTACCTCTTTGGATAAACGAGTAAATACATCTCCACCCCTGAGAAAATCCAAAATTAAATAGAGCTTCCCTTCTGTCTGAAAGGCtgcagaagacacacacacacacacggacaaaaCAAAGTTAGAAAGAACTTAGAGTTAAAACGCCTTCCTTGACTTGCAGCCAACCACAGCAGTCAAACATGAAATGCTTTCAGTATTtgtaataccacacacacacacacactttcagagcTCTCATCCATCAGACCCACATGGAGATGAGAtgcagatccacacacacacacagaactgtgACGGATGTGACTTGGCCAGTGAGGCCGATCGGCACATCGCTGCGAGCAAACAGCGGCGACCTTAAACAAATGACAGCCGCTGATGGAACGCTGGGGCTATGCCTGGGCCGGGCAtaggcgtgcgtgcgtgcgtgcgtgtgttggaGGCGCTCGCTTGTGGCCCTGAATTACAAGCAGGCCGCTGCCTGGCGAATGTCGCCCGGAGAGTAAACTTGACATCAGGAACAGCCGAGTAGCCAGCAAGAGAAGCCGCCTCAAACAAATGAGGGAGGAGgggtaaagggggggggggggttgtaggaagaaggagggagaggagaggaaaagaaatgagagaaaagaggagagaagtggcACACTACAATTCCCAGGGTGCTCCACAGGGCACAGGCTGATGATGACAATGTCTCTCTTGGTGTGAAGGGCTTTGGAAATAAGAGGGCATTGGTGGCTAGCAGCACCTGTGAACCTTTAGAGTCGGTCTCTGACGACACACTCTTCACAGGAGCATGGAAGGGAGGGGTGTAATTACATTAGCTATTGAGCACAAATATTGACAACCAAAACCAAATCAAGGGTTTCAGGGAGTGAAGCAGGATGATtgagtgggggtgtgtgtgtgcaaggtagAGAGATGGAAACAAATGGAAAGGTTGGGGAAGAAAGGGTGTATTTGTAAAAGGGCAAGTCAGTCTACTCACCATAGTGCAACTTCACAATGAAGGGATGATTCACCTCGACCAGAatatccctctccatctttgtGCGAACTCTGTCCCTCACTGTCAAAATAAGAACAGACAATACAGTCAGTGAATTTATTACTgagcaaatgagagagagagagggagagaaagagaaagagacagacagagagagagacaaagactaagagagagagacagagagagagagagagagagagagagaaagagagaaggagatgttGATGTTGGCAATCAGTGAGCATGATTCATAAGAGGAGTTGTGGAGCGTGTGGTGcttgttgccatggcaaccgTGGCTTGACGCACCTTTTAGTGACGCCTTTTTCAGCACTTTCATTGCATAAAGCTGACCAGCATCAGGACCCACAATCTTGCGCACCAGGAACACCTGAATGAATAAGGACAAAAGGAAAAAACACAACAGCTATGACTCAACCACTCTATACCCCCCCCATGGCAACGCTTATGACTAATTAATAACTCACAATGACTAAGACGTATGACTTCGAGATAATAATAGAAGACTTTAACTAAATCATAAAACCGCTCATCAGACAGTGCCAAGTTCATGCCAAGAATTTTGTCGTTTTAAATCAGATGGAAGTAGATCCATAAGatgatgtgtactgtatgaggGTTTCTTGTGCAGGTTGCCTGTCTCGCGAATTGTATGCTTAGGCTAAGACAAAATGCTAAGTGATTTAGTATCTGTGTTAAAACAAAGCCTCTGTTGTGTTTGATCCAGGCTTACACTCCACTTGTAAAATGTTTTCCCTCCTCCTGACTAACAAGCCAAGCACAAGCAGGAACACGAGTAGACAGCAGGGGCTGCTTAGTGTGTGTCCGCATTTCACACAGGCAGGTGCTGAATGTAACACAGGCAAAACAGGGCGGTTCAACAGGCAGTGGGCATCCATGCTAGtgctttgaagtgtgtgtggtaAGTCCCGAGCATTGGGGACGGGGAgatgatgagatgagatgagatgagatgagatgagcgtCTCCTCACCTTTCCGAAGGAGCCCTGGCCCAGCACCTTGAGCAGCTCAAACTGGGAGGGGTCGGCCTTCTCACACCCCTCCTTCACGTGATGGGTGATGGGAATCTCCTTATATGCCCCCTCATCCTGCACAGACACAATAGTGTGCAATAGTGtcattaataaacaaacaaacaaactaacaaataaataataaaacatcatcatcatcaaagtAGAACTAAGAAGAGCTTTCAAACAGAtttcaaacacaacacacacagatgtcgacgaacacacacgctaacacaaatctcacacacagacacacaccctatcTTTCTACCTTTGccaaaacacactctctcactcgcgctctctctctctgttatgaGTTCTGACCATCACTGTTGGTAGGCGAGAACATTTCAGCATATTTTAACAATACCGTGACAATCCAGAAAACAAAATGATCAATAATACTTTTTTGGTCACTATACTCTTGATGTTAAAGGTTCATGCCAGTGCATCTCTAATGTCTAGGTACTCTCTCTGTTCACCCCTGCCAACACACCGTGATAAAGGGAGCCGTGCT belongs to Alosa sapidissima isolate fAloSap1 chromosome 20, fAloSap1.pri, whole genome shotgun sequence and includes:
- the rps6kal gene encoding ribosomal protein S6 kinase alpha-6 isoform X1 — translated: MMPFVQPQDSWHKMEVHSVSSEVNGHQIMDEPMEEGDSLSHCDEGAYKEIPITHHVKEGCEKADPSQFELLKVLGQGSFGKVFLVRKIVGPDAGQLYAMKVLKKASLKVRDRVRTKMERDILVEVNHPFIVKLHYAFQTEGKLYLILDFLRGGDVFTRLSKEVMFTEEDVKFYLAELALALDHLHNLGIVYRDLKPENILLDEAGHIKLTDFGLSKESVDQDKKAYSFCGTVEYMAPEVVNRRGHTQSADWWSLGVLMFEMLTGTLPFQGKDRNETMNMILKAKLGMPQFLSLEAQSLLRMLFKRNPANRLGAGPDGVEEIKRHAFFSTIDWNKLFRRELQPPFKPAAGKPDDTFCFDPEFTAKTPKDSPGIPPSANAHQLFKGFSFVAPASLEDSKSSPMVNILPIVQMHSGSAQFSDVYELKEDIGVGSYSICKRCIHRVTTMEFAVKIIDKSKRDPSEEIEILMRYGQHPNIITLKDVYDEGRFVYLVTELMKGGELLDRILRQKYFSEREASAVLYTIAKTVDYLHCQGVVHRDLKPSNILYMDDSGNPDSIRICDFGFAKQLRGDNGLLLTPCYTANFVAPEVLMRQGYDAACDIWSLGVLLYTMLAGYTPFANGPNDTPEEILLRIGSGKFSLSGGNWDTVSDSSKDLLSHMLHVDPHQRYSAEQVLKHSWIACRDQLPHYQLTRHDAPHLVKGAMAATYSALSHKTCQPVLEPVAASSLAQRRSMKKLTSTDL
- the rps6kal gene encoding ribosomal protein S6 kinase alpha-6 isoform X2, with amino-acid sequence MMPFVQPQDSWHKMEVHSVSSEVNGHQIMDEPMEEGDSLSHCDEGAYKEIPITHHVKEGCEKADPSQFELLKVLGQGSFGKVFLVRKIVGPDAGQLYAMKVLKKASLKVRDRVRTKMERDILVEVNHPFIVKLHYAFQTEGKLYLILDFLRGGDVFTRLSKEVMFTEEDVKFYLAELALALDHLHNLGIVYRDLKPENILLDEAGHIKLTDFGLSKESVDQDKKAYSFCGTVEYMAPEVVNRRGHTQSADWWSLGVLMFEMLTGTLPFQGKDRNETMNMILKAKLGMPQFLSLEAQSLLRMLFKRNPANRLGPDGVEEIKRHAFFSTIDWNKLFRRELQPPFKPAAGKPDDTFCFDPEFTAKTPKDSPGIPPSANAHQLFKGFSFVAPASLEDSKSSPMVNILPIVQMHSGSAQFSDVYELKEDIGVGSYSICKRCIHRVTTMEFAVKIIDKSKRDPSEEIEILMRYGQHPNIITLKDVYDEGRFVYLVTELMKGGELLDRILRQKYFSEREASAVLYTIAKTVDYLHCQGVVHRDLKPSNILYMDDSGNPDSIRICDFGFAKQLRGDNGLLLTPCYTANFVAPEVLMRQGYDAACDIWSLGVLLYTMLAGYTPFANGPNDTPEEILLRIGSGKFSLSGGNWDTVSDSSKDLLSHMLHVDPHQRYSAEQVLKHSWIACRDQLPHYQLTRHDAPHLVKGAMAATYSALSHKTCQPVLEPVAASSLAQRRSMKKLTSTDL